CCAACtcttaaaaatttaatttaaatgcagcTGGAGTACTCACAGCAGCTCTCTGTTTAACACACCAAATCCAACTCCAGGGCTCAAGCTGTAGGTGGCCGTTGCGCACTTGCCCTTCTGGAAGGTATTTGGCAGTTTCTGGATTTCATACCACTTACCAAGATACTGCAGAGGAATCAcaaggaacacaaacacaccacattaAGATGTTGTTGATGAAGAGTTGCAGAATCTTGATGCCTTAAGTGGCAATGTATGTCTATTGGGAAAAGTGGTCGCCCT
The sequence above is a segment of the Etheostoma cragini isolate CJK2018 unplaced genomic scaffold, CSU_Ecrag_1.0 ScbMSFa_2394, whole genome shotgun sequence genome. Coding sequences within it:
- the LOC117940394 gene encoding apolipoprotein D-like, with amino-acid sequence MNAIQVISLTLLSILAANAQFIMKGKCPQPAVQEDFDVARYLGKWYEIQKLPNTFQKGKCATATYSLSPGVGFGVLNRELL